CAGCAATTTCTTTAACTTGATCCTTAGAAATTGTTGCTACTTTATTTTTATTAGGTTCTCCAGATGCTGTGTCTAATCCTAAAGCTTTCTTTAGTAAAACAGCAACAGGAGGAGTCTTAGTTATAAATGTAAATGATCTATCTTGATATACTGTAAGAACAACTGGAATTACCATACCAGGTTGATCAGCAGTTTTAGCATTAAATTCTTTACAGAATCCCATTATATTAACACCATGTGGTCCTAAAGCAGTACCTACTGGTGGCGCTGGAGTTGCTTTACCAGCTGGAATTTGCAACTTAACTACAGCTTGAACTTTTTTAGCCATCCCTGTCACACCTCCTTATCTATTTGTGGTTAGTCGGGTTTCCCCTCCCACTTTAGACTTATAAAAGTCTATAAAAAAGAGTAATATACTCTTTATAAGCTTTGTACTTGATCAAAATCAAGTTCTACAAGTGTTTCTCTCCCAAACATAGAAATGAAAACCTTAAGTTTTCTTTTCTCAGCACTTATTTCTTTTACTGTACCCATGAAATTTTCAAATGGCCCAGATATTACTTTTATAGAATCATCTACTTTGATATCAATTTCAGGAAGTGCTTCCTTAACACCCATATTTTTAATTTCTTCAGGTGTTAGAGGTATAGGTTTAGAACCAGGACCTACAAAGCCTGTTACACCTCTTGTATTTCTAACAAGATACCATGATTCATCAGTCATTACCATTTTAACAATAACATAGCTCGGGAATTTCTTTCTTTCTTTGACTTTTTTCTTGCCATCTTTCACTTCTACATACTCCTCAGTAGGTACAAGTATTTCATGCACTATGTCTTGCATAGATCTGTTTTCAACTAATTTTTCTATGTTTGCTTTAACTTTGTTTTCATGACCAGAATAAGTATGAACTACATACCATTTGGCCTTATCCCACATATCCGTCATAGATTTCGGGACTCCAATAGAGTCCTTCCCTCCCTTGCTTTTTATTAGCCAATTATAAATGACAATAAGCCTTTTACTAAAGTATCAAATAACCATATAATAAGTGCTACTATAGTACATAAAGCTATGACTACAGCTGTATGATTTATCAATTCTTTCTTATTAGGCCAATTTACCTTTTTAACCTCTGCCTTCACACCTTTAAAATATGTTTTCATCTTTTTAAAAGCACCTTTGTTTGAATCAGCTTGAGCTGCCATATAATTTCACATCCTTACTTTTATTAATATCGACTAATTCATTAAAGATTAATCAATTTAGTAAAAGAAATTATTTTGTTTCCTTGTGATTTGTATGAGTTTTACAGAACTTACAATATTTCTTCATTTCCACTCTATC
This portion of the Senegalia massiliensis genome encodes:
- the rplK gene encoding 50S ribosomal protein L11; the encoded protein is MAKKVQAVVKLQIPAGKATPAPPVGTALGPHGVNIMGFCKEFNAKTADQPGMVIPVVLTVYQDRSFTFITKTPPVAVLLKKALGLDTASGEPNKNKVATISKDQVKEIAETKMPDLNASDIDAAMSMVAGTARSMGIVVEE
- the nusG gene encoding transcription termination/antitermination protein NusG, which translates into the protein MWDKAKWYVVHTYSGHENKVKANIEKLVENRSMQDIVHEILVPTEEYVEVKDGKKKVKERKKFPSYVIVKMVMTDESWYLVRNTRGVTGFVGPGSKPIPLTPEEIKNMGVKEALPEIDIKVDDSIKVISGPFENFMGTVKEISAEKRKLKVFISMFGRETLVELDFDQVQSL
- the secE gene encoding preprotein translocase subunit SecE — translated: MAAQADSNKGAFKKMKTYFKGVKAEVKKVNWPNKKELINHTAVVIALCTIVALIIWLFDTLVKGLLSFIIG